The DNA segment GTACTCGATGATACGGCGACGATCCTGCTCCAGTACCGATTCCTGGAACACCCCGGAGTTGAAGAGTGACTGCTGCTTGCTTTCCATTGCACCGCGCAGGGCACCGTCCGAGGCAAAGGAGTTGCCGACAAACTGTATCTGGCGGATGGTGGTCTGCCGTCCTTCCGTGATGGCAAACACCACCCGCTGCTCGCCGGGAACATCGGTTTCTTCTATACGGCTGCTGATGTCGACCTGGGTATAGCCGTTTTCCCGATACAGTCGACGGAGCTCTGCCTCGTCAGCCCTGACCCGGGAGCGTGATACGATATCACCCTGGCGAACCACCACCGCATCATTCAGACGCCCGGTTCGCAAGCGTCGATTACCCTCGAACACCACCTCGGTAACGATGGGACGCTCCTGAACGGTAAACTCGATTATTACCTCGCTGCCCTCAGCGTCAGCCCGTTCGGCGTTGGCCACGATCTGGGTAAAGTAATCCAGGGCATACAGGCGCTGCTGCAGCTGAAGAAACCTTCGATCGGTAAAGGGTTCACCGATATACTCGCTGGTGATACCGGTAAGGTCCCCCTGGTCCACGTTCTGCAAGCCAATAAAAACTATGTCGGCGATCGGTTTGTTCTGATACCACTCGGTGTCGTTGTCCTCGGCGCCAATCACCAGCGGTATGACAAGAAAGAACAACAAGGCGAAGCGTCTGTGCATGCGAAACTCCTTAATCAGTATGAGAATCCCCAGGTAAAAGAGAACGTGTTGTCAGGGATGAACAACTGCTCCCAGTTCTGCGGAGAAAAACTCCACTCCAGATTGAAATACGGTGTATCAAAATCCAGGCTAATCTCAGAATCAATTTCAAGGCCGGTAAGGTTACGCGGCTCATCCGAAAAAGGATCCTGAGCACGCAGCTGCACCAGCAGCTCCCCGAAAATATCGTTCCCGATATACCGCCCCAGAAACACTGAGGTATTATCCAGGTACTGTCCAAGAGAAGGCGATGGTGTGTCAAGGGGTGTACCGATATTCTGGATGATCGGTGTGCGGATCGAGAACATGTCAAGCTGCAAGGCATCGCGCACCCGGGACTCCACCGTTCGCGACACCGCCAGCTGCCCCACCGTGTCCAGAAAGTTCAAGGTAAATGCGCTCCCGCTGTCGTCGTCCAGCCCCGTGCCGCGCTGGCCAACCACATTCTGCCCCAGCAGCGCCAGTATCTCTGTCTCCGGCATGGTCGGGGATGAGGTAAAGCGCGGCGCAAACTGTGACAGCGGGTTCTGATCGGCAACCAGCGAGATGGTAACCGGGCCGTCCTCTCGTACCTCACGGATCTCGGCACGCAGCGAAACCCGCGGATCAAAGCTCTCGGCAGATTCATCAAACAGGATCGCCCCTTCCCGCAGATAAAAGCTGCGCTGAAAATAGAAAATCTCCCCGCCCTGGATAGCCACGCTGCCGGTCAATGCCAGGAACATATCCTGGGCAGAGCTTTGCAGGCGGACGGTTTCGCCGGTACGGGCAAAGGTTCGCAGAATAGGAAACTGACGATTGGGCCAGAAAAACTCGACCCCGCGGGCGGTACGGAAGGTAAGATCGGTCACCACGTTGAGGCCCGGCTCGGTATCGATCTCGGCGGCCGTTTCGGCAGGCAGGATGACGATGGAGGTGTTGCGGGCGGTAATGTTCCCGGTTATGTTGACTTCATTCTGATTCCCGGCCAGCAGAATATCCAGCGCACCGATACCATCAACCGAAACGACCCCGAAATCATAGTCGACCGGGAACCAGTTGTCCGGCAAGGTCTGAATCTCTATGCGATACTCATCCGGCACAAAACGCGACAGCTGCACCCCACCGGAGATCGAGGCTGCGGTACTGCCGGCATATACCCTGGTAGGCGGCAGCCTGATACCCCGCTCCTCGAACACCAGGCTGCTGCGCGGTATGGATATTTCGGCCGGACTGAGCGACAGATCGCCGCGGACATCCGTCAGGTTAAGGGTGCCGTAGAAATCCGGATCGCGCACCGCACCGGTCAGACGCAGGCTCCCCTGCAGACGCCCCTGGTTGAGGGCGAAATCAGGGAATATCAGCAGATCAGCAACATCCTCTATCTCCAGCGCCAGGGTCGGAATATCCAGGCTGAGCTGACCATCCCTGAGCTGGCCGAAGCCCTCGGCACGTACAGGAAACGGCGGATACATATCGAACTCGAATCCGCCGGTGTCGTCCGAGGCGAAGTAGAAACCGCTGCCGTCAAGACCGCCCTCTATGCGAAACAGGTCACCCAGTCCCCTGGCGGTAAACCGGTAGGTGGTGACCCGGCCTGCTGCCTGACTGCGTACGGACACCCGGGACGACAGGCTGGTATCGCTATGCAGCAGATCGCCCAGCCAGTCCGGCCCCATGGTGCCGTTGATCTGCAGATCCAGATCTATGCGATTCTGTATCCAGTCGGTAATCCGCACCTGCCCGTCAAGCGAGACCTCCCGGGTGGTAAAATCCAGCTCCAGGCCAGCCGGGTCAAAGAACACCCCCTGAAACTCTCCGGCAAGATTTTGCAGGGAAAACTCCCGGGGGGTTATACGGAAATCCGCCGCCGCCAGCAGCGGTGAGGTACGATAGCGGGCCTCGTGCAAGCGGATACTACCGGCTGCTGAAGGTTCCTGAAGACTGCCGCCAAAGCTGCCCGCGGCCTGGATCGTTCCCTGGAGTTCCGGCGCAAGATAGTCGTCTATCGGCAGGCCATCGATCTGGAACTCTCCCGACAGCAGACCTGATGCGAGCTCAATCTGCGCAGAATACTGCTCCTGCTGGTCCCCATCCTGAAGTTCCAGCGCAAGCTGACCGGCAAGCTGAGCAAGCGAGGCCCTCGTGCCGAGCTGGTAATCAAGTTCAAGGGCGCCGCGGTATTGACGCACATCGGTGAACACCTCCGCCCGGGGAATGCGTATACTGCCCTGGGTAACGACACCCGGCAAGCTGACCCGGCGGAGAGGGCCTGCCTGGATGTCCTCGACAATCAAACGGGAGATCCGGAACGAAAAGTCGTCGCGACCTCGCAAGCTGCCGACCATATCCAGGTCCAGCCTGAGGGTCTGTTCGGGCAGTGGAATCGGCATCTGTTCTGCGGCTATCTGCACCAGCATCCCGCCTGGCGACAGACTGGCCTCCGCCTGCAGGCCGTGCGTACCCTCGATTCTGACATAGTCGTCCCGAACCTCACCATGGAGCTGATAGGCATAGCTGCGTATGGTCATATCAGCAGTGAGATCGGTGCGATCGGCACGACGCGAAGCGGCAAGCTCACCGGTTACCGGCTGGCCGGCAGCCGTACCACTGAGATTGGAAACCGCAATCCGTTCGGGAGAAGCTGCCAGAGAAAACTGCAGCTGGTCACCGTAGGTGCGATAATCGGTAACCCGGACAAACGGGGATTGTAAACGGAATCCGTCAGCATCAAAGAAAATCACACCGCTGCTGGAGAAATCAATCCCCTCCGCATACTGCTGCAGGGAATCCGAGATGGTGATATCAGCCAGCTGCTGGACAAGCTGGGCAGCGGTATGCCCCGGCATTCCATTCAGGACGTACCGGAAACTGGCTCGCTGCAGCCCTTCGCCAGGCGGTACTACAGCCTGGAGCGAAAAACGCCGGGTTCCGGATGTGTTGAACAGCAGGTTGCCCCGCAGCCCGATCCCCCAGCCCAGATTGGGTGCCACCTCGAGTTCCAACCCGGAGATACTGCCGATAGATGTGTCGGGATCAGCATCACGCAGCTGTATTCTGCCATCACTGGAGGCAACATCCAGGCGCAGCTGGTGTATCAGCAGGTCACGATAACGCAGGTCCTGCACCAGCAGCTGACCATCCGCCAGCACATCCGGCTGCAGGGATACCCTTCCGGTATATCTGAACTGCCCCAGACGGGTCCTGACAGTGCTGGCATACACCTGCAGTCTGTCCTGATTCCCGCGTGCAGAAATATCGGCCTGCACCGGACCCAGCCCTTGCAGATCGGTAAACACTGCCTGCAAATCAAGATCATAACTAACCCGGCCTGCCGCCAGATCAAAGCTGAGATCGCCGCTGCCATGGTAGGTACCGTCACTGAGTTGATTCATCCAGGCCCAGTCGCCGCGAAAATGGATCAGGGTTCCCAGGCGATAGCCATCGGACTGCAGCGATAAATGGACCTGATCCGTAACCGGGGAGTATTCCAGCTGGACCTCTATCGGATCGCGGGCTTCACGCCGCCAGATAGACACCTTATCCTCGAACAGCTGCAGACCGAACTCCTGATCAAGAATAAGAAAGCGATCGGTCTCCAGCAAATCGACCTCTACCATTGAATCGATACCGGAAAGATTGTCGGTTATACGCCCCTCGACAGCGACCTCCCCCTGGATTCCACCAAGTTGCGGAAATCGGTCAGAAATCCCCTGGAACGCACCGGCCAGCACAAACTGCGGATCACTCTGCAGTGATCGCACGGTAGCACGTTGAACAGCGACATCACCGGTAAACGAATCGTCACTTACCTGGACATGCAGCCGGCGCGCCGAGAGAATCGCCGTATCAGCGAGTGAAGCCTGCCAGGTGCCGTTGGTTTCCCGCTGCAGCAGTTCCTGGATAAACGCCTGCAAGCCTGCAGGATCGCGGGTATCAAGGGTAAACCGGGCATCGAGCACCTGGATCCTGGTTATCCGCAGCTCGCCGCGCAGGAATCCCCAGATACTGTAGCCAACCCGCAAGGTGCCGACCTCTGCCAGACTGCTAATGTGATCTGCATCGCGGTAGACCCGCAGATCCCGCACCGTAATCCCCTGAATGATATTGGGTCTGATATCGCGATACTCAAAAGGCCGGTTCAGCACCTCCTCGATGCCGGCGATGGTTGCAGCCTGCAGCCGCGCAACCCGCTGTGTCAGGACGGCATGCAGGCGCGGCACGCCCCACACCCCGACCAGTACCAGCAACAGCAGTGCCCCGACCAGTACCAGACGCGAGAGATGAGGATGCTTGGATGTACGCAGGCATTTCGGTTGTTCCATCATCGGCTTGTCGCGTATACTGTATCATACTCTGATAGCAGACAAAAGGTGAAACGATGCATACAGAACATGACACAGCCACAGGGTTTTCGGGCAGCCACCCGCGCTTTATCGTGCTCGAGGGAATTGACGGCGCCGGCACCACAACCCAGGCGCATCTGCTTGCCCGGGCGCTTGCCCAGGCCGGGGAGCAGGTCTATGCCACCTGTGAACCGACCGACGGCAGTATCGGCAGACTGATCCGGACCCTGCTCTCCGGCACGGAACAGGTCACCCCCCATACCATGGCGCATCTGTTTGCGGCCGACCGCTGTGAGCATGTATATGCCCCTGAACATGGCATAGTCGCCAGGCTTGCGCGTGGCGACTGGGTGATCAGTGATCGGTATGTCTTTTCCAGTCTGGCGTATCAGGGACCTGACGTGGGGTTTGAACGGGTCAGACAGCTGAACAGCGGCATCCCTCTGCCGCGCTGGGTTTTTCATCTCTCCCTCTCCGGGAAGCTTGCTATGAGCCGTCTTTCCGGAAGATCGACCCTTGATATATATGAGAACACCGCTTTCCAGGACAAGGTTTCACATGCCTACAGCACGGCCTACCAGCAGTTTCCGCAGGAAGACACCACATGGCAGGTGCTGGATGCAACCGACAGTGTAGATAAAATTCACCGAAGCATCTGTAATTCCCTGGAGATTCCGCCGATAAACACAGGGTGAAGCCACATCGACGCACCACCATCCTGACGCTCGTTCTGATTATGCTGATCGGTTCACTGCTGCCCGAGCGGGCCTTTGCCTATCGGATAATCTACAAAGAGCAGCTGTATCGGCTGTATCACCAGCACCTGTACCAGTACCCCGAGCGTATCGCCGAGAACATCCACTGGCTTGAACAGGCCCTGCGCGCAGACTTTGTCAATCCGCTTAATGCGTTGGCGGTTATTCGCACTGAAACAGAGTGGGAGCGTTACCGGCATCTGTTTACCCTGCACCTGAATCTGAAGCTGATCGAGCAGTATCTTGCCTGGGGCAACCGCTTTAACAAGCGGGAGGCCTATTTCTTTAATGCCCCGTTCCGTCGCCAGAACCTGGAGAGCCTGGAGACTGCGGAAACCCTGTTCCGGTACGCGCTTGTCTACTGGGAGGAAGCGCTGGAGCAGGTTGCCATAATCGACAACCTGCCGCGCTGGATTCACCTGGAAGAGATCCAACGGTGGGAGGATGACTACCATCGCATCGCCACCGGTGACCTGGATTACGGGGCCATCATCGGCCGCCATCTGGATCGTCTTGAGCGGGTCAGGGCTGATTTTGAAGCAATGGACGAGACCACCTATTGATCAGCATCGCATCACCGTACGAAAAAAAGCGGTAGCGTAGCTGCAC comes from the Spirochaeta africana DSM 8902 genome and includes:
- the tmk gene encoding dTMP kinase; protein product: MHTEHDTATGFSGSHPRFIVLEGIDGAGTTTQAHLLARALAQAGEQVYATCEPTDGSIGRLIRTLLSGTEQVTPHTMAHLFAADRCEHVYAPEHGIVARLARGDWVISDRYVFSSLAYQGPDVGFERVRQLNSGIPLPRWVFHLSLSGKLAMSRLSGRSTLDIYENTAFQDKVSHAYSTAYQQFPQEDTTWQVLDATDSVDKIHRSICNSLEIPPINTG
- a CDS encoding translocation/assembly module TamB domain-containing protein: MMEQPKCLRTSKHPHLSRLVLVGALLLLVLVGVWGVPRLHAVLTQRVARLQAATIAGIEEVLNRPFEYRDIRPNIIQGITVRDLRVYRDADHISSLAEVGTLRVGYSIWGFLRGELRITRIQVLDARFTLDTRDPAGLQAFIQELLQRETNGTWQASLADTAILSARRLHVQVSDDSFTGDVAVQRATVRSLQSDPQFVLAGAFQGISDRFPQLGGIQGEVAVEGRITDNLSGIDSMVEVDLLETDRFLILDQEFGLQLFEDKVSIWRREARDPIEVQLEYSPVTDQVHLSLQSDGYRLGTLIHFRGDWAWMNQLSDGTYHGSGDLSFDLAAGRVSYDLDLQAVFTDLQGLGPVQADISARGNQDRLQVYASTVRTRLGQFRYTGRVSLQPDVLADGQLLVQDLRYRDLLIHQLRLDVASSDGRIQLRDADPDTSIGSISGLELEVAPNLGWGIGLRGNLLFNTSGTRRFSLQAVVPPGEGLQRASFRYVLNGMPGHTAAQLVQQLADITISDSLQQYAEGIDFSSSGVIFFDADGFRLQSPFVRVTDYRTYGDQLQFSLAASPERIAVSNLSGTAAGQPVTGELAASRRADRTDLTADMTIRSYAYQLHGEVRDDYVRIEGTHGLQAEASLSPGGMLVQIAAEQMPIPLPEQTLRLDLDMVGSLRGRDDFSFRISRLIVEDIQAGPLRRVSLPGVVTQGSIRIPRAEVFTDVRQYRGALELDYQLGTRASLAQLAGQLALELQDGDQQEQYSAQIELASGLLSGEFQIDGLPIDDYLAPELQGTIQAAGSFGGSLQEPSAAGSIRLHEARYRTSPLLAAADFRITPREFSLQNLAGEFQGVFFDPAGLELDFTTREVSLDGQVRITDWIQNRIDLDLQINGTMGPDWLGDLLHSDTSLSSRVSVRSQAAGRVTTYRFTARGLGDLFRIEGGLDGSGFYFASDDTGGFEFDMYPPFPVRAEGFGQLRDGQLSLDIPTLALEIEDVADLLIFPDFALNQGRLQGSLRLTGAVRDPDFYGTLNLTDVRGDLSLSPAEISIPRSSLVFEERGIRLPPTRVYAGSTAASISGGVQLSRFVPDEYRIEIQTLPDNWFPVDYDFGVVSVDGIGALDILLAGNQNEVNITGNITARNTSIVILPAETAAEIDTEPGLNVVTDLTFRTARGVEFFWPNRQFPILRTFARTGETVRLQSSAQDMFLALTGSVAIQGGEIFYFQRSFYLREGAILFDESAESFDPRVSLRAEIREVREDGPVTISLVADQNPLSQFAPRFTSSPTMPETEILALLGQNVVGQRGTGLDDDSGSAFTLNFLDTVGQLAVSRTVESRVRDALQLDMFSIRTPIIQNIGTPLDTPSPSLGQYLDNTSVFLGRYIGNDIFGELLVQLRAQDPFSDEPRNLTGLEIDSEISLDFDTPYFNLEWSFSPQNWEQLFIPDNTFSFTWGFSY